One window of the Desulfocurvibacter africanus subsp. africanus DSM 2603 genome contains the following:
- the groES gene encoding co-chaperone GroES produces the protein MKLKPLHDRVLVKRLESEEVTKGGIIIPDSAKEKPIKGEVIAVGPGKTSDKGEKIKMNVEKGNKVLFNKYAGTEIKVDGDEFLVMREDDILAIIE, from the coding sequence ATGAAGCTCAAACCCCTGCACGACCGTGTTCTGGTCAAGCGCCTTGAGTCCGAAGAAGTGACCAAGGGCGGCATCATCATCCCCGACTCCGCCAAGGAGAAGCCCATCAAGGGTGAGGTTATCGCCGTGGGTCCCGGGAAGACCAGCGACAAGGGCGAGAAGATCAAAATGAACGTTGAAAAGGGCAACAAAGTGCTCTTCAACAAGTACGCCGGTACCGAGATCAAGGTTGACGGCGATGAGTTCCTCGTTATGCGCGAGGACGACATCCTGGCCATCATCGAGTAG
- the groL gene encoding chaperonin GroEL (60 kDa chaperone family; promotes refolding of misfolded polypeptides especially under stressful conditions; forms two stacked rings of heptamers to form a barrel-shaped 14mer; ends can be capped by GroES; misfolded proteins enter the barrel where they are refolded when GroES binds) gives MAAKEILFDARAREKMKRGVDKLANAVKVTLGPKGRNVVIEKSFGAPTITKDGVTVAKEIELEDKFENMGAQMVKEVASKTSDVAGDGTTTATILAQSVFTEGVKLVAAGRNPMAIKRGVDKAVEAIVAELAKMTKPTRDQKEIAQVGTISANNDPTIGNIIADAMGKVGKEGVITVEEAKGLETTLDVVEGMQFDRGYLSPYFVNDPEKMVCEMAEPLILINEKKISNMKDLLPVLEQVARAGKPLVIIAEDIEGEALATLVVNKLRGTLNTVAVKAPGFGERRKAMLQDIAILTGGTVVSEDLGVKLESISINQLGSAKRVSIDKENTTIVDGAGKAEDIKARVAQIRREIDETTSDYDREKLQERLAKIVGGVAVINVGAATEVEMKEKKARVEDALNATRAAVEEGIVPGGGVALVRCAKVLANVKTVDDDESAGVALVRRAIEEPLRQISNNAGMEGSIVVEKVREGGKDGYGFNAATGEYEDLIKAGVIDPKKVTRIALQNAASVAGLLLTTECAIAEKPKEDKGAPAMPGGMGGMGGMGGMY, from the coding sequence ATGGCTGCCAAAGAAATACTTTTTGATGCTCGTGCCCGCGAGAAGATGAAGCGTGGAGTGGACAAGCTGGCCAATGCCGTCAAGGTGACCCTCGGACCCAAGGGCCGCAACGTGGTCATCGAGAAGAGCTTCGGCGCTCCGACCATCACCAAGGACGGCGTGACCGTGGCCAAGGAAATCGAGCTTGAGGACAAGTTCGAGAACATGGGCGCCCAGATGGTCAAGGAAGTCGCCTCCAAGACTTCCGACGTAGCCGGCGACGGCACCACCACGGCGACCATCCTGGCCCAGTCCGTGTTCACCGAGGGTGTCAAGCTCGTGGCCGCCGGCCGCAATCCCATGGCCATCAAGCGTGGCGTGGACAAGGCCGTCGAGGCCATTGTCGCGGAGCTGGCCAAGATGACCAAGCCCACCCGCGACCAGAAAGAAATCGCCCAGGTCGGCACCATCTCTGCCAACAACGATCCCACCATCGGCAACATCATCGCCGACGCCATGGGCAAGGTTGGCAAGGAAGGTGTCATCACCGTCGAGGAGGCCAAGGGCCTGGAGACGACCCTCGACGTGGTCGAAGGCATGCAGTTCGACCGCGGCTACCTCTCGCCTTACTTCGTCAACGACCCCGAGAAGATGGTCTGCGAGATGGCCGAGCCGCTCATTCTCATCAATGAGAAGAAGATTTCCAACATGAAGGACCTGCTGCCCGTGCTCGAGCAGGTGGCCCGCGCCGGAAAGCCGCTGGTCATCATCGCCGAGGACATCGAGGGCGAGGCCCTGGCCACCCTGGTGGTCAACAAGCTGCGCGGCACCCTGAACACCGTGGCCGTCAAGGCTCCCGGTTTCGGCGAGCGCCGCAAGGCCATGCTGCAGGATATCGCCATCCTCACCGGCGGCACCGTGGTCTCCGAGGACCTGGGCGTGAAGCTGGAGAGCATCTCCATCAATCAGCTGGGCAGCGCCAAGCGCGTCTCGATTGACAAGGAGAACACCACCATCGTCGACGGCGCCGGCAAGGCCGAGGACATCAAGGCCCGCGTGGCCCAGATCCGCCGCGAGATCGATGAGACCACCTCCGACTACGATCGCGAGAAGCTCCAGGAGCGTCTGGCCAAGATCGTGGGCGGCGTGGCCGTCATCAACGTGGGCGCTGCCACGGAAGTGGAGATGAAGGAGAAGAAGGCCCGCGTCGAGGACGCCCTGAACGCCACCCGCGCTGCCGTCGAAGAGGGCATCGTGCCTGGCGGCGGTGTGGCCCTGGTGCGTTGCGCCAAGGTCCTGGCGAACGTGAAGACCGTGGACGACGACGAGTCCGCCGGTGTGGCCCTGGTTCGTCGCGCCATCGAGGAGCCTCTGCGCCAGATCTCCAACAACGCCGGCATGGAAGGCTCCATCGTGGTGGAGAAGGTCCGTGAGGGCGGCAAGGACGGCTACGGCTTCAACGCCGCCACCGGCGAGTACGAAGACCTCATCAAGGCCGGCGTCATCGACCCCAAGAAGGTCACGCGCATCGCCCTGCAGAACGCCGCCTCCGTGGCCGGCCTGCTGCTGACCACCGAGTGCGCCATCGCCGAGAAGCCCAAGGAAGACAAGGGCGCCCCCGCCATGCCCGGCGGCATGGGCGGCATGGGCGGCATGGGCGGCATGTACTAG
- a CDS encoding SLC13 family permease — MATSSGGGGVLGYIIDNIRETGKNPTRVLGGFIAAWALFFLILWVFPRPEGLSANGMAVLAIVVWASVMWVSEAMPVGITGISVPTLLILTQGIPWANGKPPMATVFSGFTGHVVWLCLFAFFVGAFMQLLKLDRRIALGVLDKIKASNVGRVIWGMFGVNIILAFLIPAANARAATLLPVVKGITDLLGDSPREQEAKKAIVIQSLVYGTMICGVFIMTAHLPNLIMIGIFENNGFRNLGYLDWALLQFPYLGMFALTQWWVRHHFKTKGVEIGGGHAKIREQHKALGKMTKPEWLLLTLFAGIALLFMMGKGSPIFQLHSYQLGVIGLVGIIVLFSPGLFPFKWKAIQDRTIWGTFLLLGGAITMTSAMTKSGLAGWLSDIIHHSVIGLPWWGIILALMAGTHIIRIGMLSNVAAVAMLAPILFEMAPMLGLHPVAFTLLVSDTDTYAYILPTQITAAVIAYGSETFSTADYAKAGWVCILIAMAYGLVVMAPWYALMGLPVWDPTAPWPF, encoded by the coding sequence ATGGCAACCTCCAGCGGCGGCGGGGGCGTCTTGGGGTACATCATCGATAACATCCGCGAGACCGGCAAGAACCCCACGCGCGTGCTCGGGGGCTTCATCGCCGCCTGGGCCTTGTTCTTCCTCATCCTGTGGGTGTTCCCCAGGCCAGAGGGGCTATCGGCCAACGGCATGGCCGTGCTGGCCATCGTGGTCTGGGCCAGCGTCATGTGGGTCTCGGAGGCCATGCCCGTGGGCATTACCGGCATCTCAGTGCCCACGCTGCTCATCCTGACCCAAGGCATTCCCTGGGCCAACGGCAAGCCGCCCATGGCCACAGTCTTCTCGGGCTTCACGGGCCACGTGGTCTGGCTGTGCCTGTTCGCTTTCTTCGTGGGCGCGTTCATGCAGTTGCTCAAGCTCGACCGGCGCATCGCTCTGGGCGTGCTGGACAAGATCAAGGCCTCCAACGTGGGCCGGGTCATCTGGGGCATGTTCGGCGTGAACATCATCCTGGCCTTCCTCATCCCGGCGGCCAACGCCCGCGCCGCGACCCTGTTGCCCGTGGTCAAGGGCATCACCGACCTGCTCGGCGACAGCCCGCGCGAGCAGGAGGCCAAGAAGGCCATCGTCATCCAGTCCCTGGTATACGGCACCATGATCTGCGGCGTGTTCATCATGACCGCCCACCTGCCGAACCTGATCATGATCGGCATCTTCGAAAACAACGGCTTCCGCAACCTGGGCTACCTCGATTGGGCCCTGCTCCAGTTCCCCTACCTGGGCATGTTCGCTCTCACCCAGTGGTGGGTGCGCCACCACTTCAAAACCAAGGGCGTGGAGATCGGCGGCGGCCACGCCAAGATTCGCGAGCAGCACAAGGCCCTGGGCAAAATGACCAAGCCCGAATGGCTCCTGCTGACCCTGTTCGCGGGCATCGCGCTCCTGTTCATGATGGGCAAGGGCAGCCCCATTTTCCAGTTGCACAGCTACCAGCTCGGCGTCATCGGCCTCGTGGGCATCATCGTCCTGTTCAGCCCCGGCCTGTTCCCATTCAAGTGGAAGGCCATCCAGGACCGTACCATCTGGGGCACCTTCCTGCTCCTGGGCGGCGCCATCACCATGACCTCGGCCATGACAAAGTCGGGCCTGGCCGGCTGGCTGTCCGACATCATCCACCACTCGGTCATCGGCCTGCCCTGGTGGGGCATCATCCTGGCCCTTATGGCCGGCACTCATATCATCCGCATCGGCATGCTCTCCAACGTAGCTGCCGTGGCCATGCTGGCCCCGATCCTGTTCGAGATGGCCCCCATGCTGGGCCTGCACCCCGTGGCCTTCACCCTGCTCGTCTCGGACACGGACACTTACGCCTACATCCTGCCCACGCAGATCACGGCCGCGGTCATCGCCTACGGCTCCGAGACCTTCAGCACGGCCGACTACGCCAAGGCCGGCTGGGTGTGCATCCTCATCGCCATGGCTTACGGCCTGGTCGTCATGGCCCCCTGGTACGCTCTCATGGGCCTGCCTGTCTGGGATCCCACCGCGCCCTGGCCGTTCTAG